The Seriola aureovittata isolate HTS-2021-v1 ecotype China chromosome 3, ASM2101889v1, whole genome shotgun sequence genome includes a region encoding these proteins:
- the vps37a gene encoding vacuolar protein sorting-associated protein 37A has protein sequence MNWFFPLSKGSGPLPLNSLQQQRQRQIESLKAAHPSLAEIQKDVEYRIPFTVNNSTISVNILLPPQFPQEKPVVSVYPPVGHHLVDSNNGTMITSPLITNFGMHSDLGKVVQSLLDEFWKSPPALMSSGPAGFPYMYKPSGIAPYPTQAYHYGSRHVGPSQTPPPGQGPGPSPAPMPHPGVDSPHGPPRAPAPYGLISELPLPVPTGDSQAGLNGHMYKMPEIPESFPELCDMNLTQLSDMSENEDVLLEFFVTLPQLKQVTSDKEELVTSIVDIAKRNLQMEPQLEGKRQEMLYKYEQLTQMKMAFETKMQRQHELSESCSLSTLQARLKVAAHQAEEESEETAENFLEGRTDIDEFLTSFMEKRTLCHSRRAKEEKLQHSINTHGQFPTSH, from the exons ATGAACTGGTTTTTCCCCCTGTCCAAAGGCTCCGGACCTCTCCCTCTGAACAGcctacaacaacaaagacagcgGCAGATCGAGTCACTCAAAGCCGCTCATCCCAG CCTTGCAGAGATCCAGAAGGATGTGGAGTATAGAATACCATTCACAGTCAACAACTCCACCATTAGTGTTAACAT tctgCTACCTCCTCAGTTCCCTCAGGAGAAGCCGGTGGTTAGTGTCTACCCCCCTGTTGGTCATCATTTAGTTGACAGCAATAATGGCACCATGATCACTAGTCCCCTCATCACTAAT TTTGGGATGCACTCAGATCTGGGTAAGGTCGTACAGAGTCTGCTGGACGAGTTCTGGAAAAGTCCTCCTGCCTTGATGTCTTCTGGTCCTGCTGGCTTTCCATA TATGTACAAGCCATCAGGCATCGCTCCCTACCCCACTCAAGCTTACCACTATGGTTCTCGTCATGTGGGTCCCAGCCAGACGCCGCCTCCTGGGCAAGGCCCAGGTCCATCTCCAGCTCCCATGCCTCACCCAGGGGTCGATAGTCCCCACGGGCCTCCTCGTGCTCCAGCTCCGTATGGACTGATATCTGAGCTGCCGCTGCCTGTACCCACTGGAGACTCACAG GCTGGATTGAACGGACATATGTACAAGATGCCTGAAATTCCTGAGTCTTTTCCTGAACTCTGTGACATGAA TCTGACCCAGTTGTCAGATATGTCTGAAAACGAGGATGTGCTGCTGGAGTTCTTTGTGACTTTGCCACAGCTCAAGCAGGTCACCAGCGATAAAGAAGAGCTGGTCACCAGCATAGTGGACATTGCTA AGAGAAATCTTCAGATGGAACCACAGTTGGAAGGGAAAAGACAAGAAATGCTCTACAAG TACGAACAGCTGACTCAGATGAAGATGGCCTTTGAGACAAAGATGCAGAGACAGCATGAACTCAGTGAG AGTTGCAGTCTTAGTACTTTACAGGCTCGGTTAAAAGTTGCAGCCCACCAGGCAGAGGAGGAGTCGGAGGAGACGGCTGAAAACTTTCTGGAGGGGCGCACAGACATAGATGAATTCCTGACCAGCTTCATGGAGAAGAGAACG CTTTGCCACAGCAGAAGGGCCAAAGAGGAGAAGTTGCAACACTCCATCAACACACATGGACAATTTCCTACCAGCCACTAG
- the micu3a gene encoding calcium uptake protein 3, mitochondrial isoform X2, producing MAAFRRVAALAGKVNLWSAARNELVVSQTSGGRARRCLAVGMCLATGGAVALYFYSDMTSGRGRKRMERHSINDLLPSIPTVEAKEKARPFDFEDGDVYMSSHEHRFRMFSSVEYEGQLYMTPQNFIESVTMSEPRNKRPWRSLTKQELEKILSETPPVWRGSSKLFRNLRERGIISYTEYLFLLCILTKPHAGFKIAFNMFDADGNQMVDKREFMVLQEIFRKKNEKKGRKGDAEKSAQLSMQLYGYQVAPMNSVLKKDSHEFVARSYWDVLRRSASQVLFSDLAERADESVTIDTTLLVHFFGKKGKAELTFDDFYRFMDNLQTEVLEIEFLTYSKGMTTISEEDFAKILLRFTNVENISAYLENVRQCIPDEKGITFDEFRSFFQFLNNLEDFAIAMQMYNFASRSIGQDEFARAVYVATGLKLTRHLVHTIFKIFDVDHDDQLSYKEFIGIMKDRLHRGARGYKAVARATSFRSCLKRELASSR from the exons atgGCCGCTTTCCGCAGAGTGGCAGCGCTGGCTGGGAAGGTAAACCTCTGGTCGGCGGCGAGAAACGAGCTCGTCGTTAGTCAGACCAGTGGAGGAAGGGCGCGGAGGTGTCTTGCAGTCGGGATGTGTCTCGCAACGGGAGGCGCCGTGGCACTTTACTTCTACAGCGACATGACGAGCggcagaggaaggaagaggatggagagacACAGCATCAACGATTTACTACCATCCATCCCCACCGTGGAAGCCAAGGAAAAG GCACGTCCGTTTGACTTTGAAGATGGAGACGTGTACATGTCGTCCCACGAGCATCGCTTCCGCATGTTCAGCTCTGTTGAGTATGAAGGCCAGCTGTACATGACTCCGCAGAACTTCATCGAGTCGGTCACCATGAGTGAACCAAGAA ACAAGAGGCCCTGGAGGTCCCTGACCAAACAG gaacTGGAGAAGATCCTGTCAGAAACTCCCCCAGTATGGAGAGGATCCTCGAAACTGTTCCGCAACCTGAGAGAAAGAG GCATCATCTCATACACAGAGTACCTGTTCCTGCTCTGCATCCTGACAA AGCCCCATGCTGGCTTTAAGATTGCTTTCAATATGTTTGATGCAGACGGCAACCAGATGGTGGACAAGAGGGAGTTCATGGTG CTTCAGGAGATCTTCCGCaagaaaaatgagaagaaagggaggaaaggTGATGCTGAAAAGTCAGCACAGTTG AGTATGCAGCTGTATGGATATCAGGTTGCACCAATGAACAGC GTGCTAAAAAAAGACAGTCACGAGTTTGTGGCGCGGAGTTACTGGGACGTTCTGAGGCGAAGTGCCAGTCAAGTCCTCTTTTCTGACCTGGCGGAG CGAGCAGATGAGAGTGTTACGATCGACACCACCCTTCTGGTCCATTTCTTTGGGAAGAAAGGGAAGGCAGAGCTTACCTTTGATGACTTCTACAG GTTTATGGATAACCTGCAGACAGAAGTGTTGGAAATTGAGTTTTTGACCTACTCTAAAGGAATGACTACAATCAGTGAAGAAGACTTTGCCAAAATCCTGCTGCGCTTCACCAATGTGGAGAACATCAGCGCCTACCTGGAGAATGTCCGCCAGTGTATACCTGATGAGAAG ggAATCACCTTTGATGAGTTCAGATCCTTCTTCCAGTTTCTCAACAACCTTGAGGACTTTGCGATTGCCATGCAGATGTATAATTTTGCATCTCGCTCCATTGGACAAG ATGAATTTGCAAGAGCAGTGTATGTAGCCACTGGGCTGAAGCTGACACGTCACCTTGTACACACCATCTTCAAGATTTTTGATGTAGATCACGACGATCAGCTCTCCTACAAGGAGTTCATCGGCATCATGAAGGACCGGCTGCACAGGGGAGCCAGG GGCTATAAAGCTGTGGCGCGTGCCACCTCTTTTAGGTCCTGTCTGAAGAGGGAGCTGGCAAGCAG CAGGTGA
- the micu3a gene encoding calcium uptake protein 3, mitochondrial isoform X1, protein MAAFRRVAALAGKVNLWSAARNELVVSQTSGGRARRCLAVGMCLATGGAVALYFYSDMTSGRGRKRMERHSINDLLPSIPTVEAKEKARPFDFEDGDVYMSSHEHRFRMFSSVEYEGQLYMTPQNFIESVTMSEPRNKRPWRSLTKQELEKILSETPPVWRGSSKLFRNLRERGIISYTEYLFLLCILTKPHAGFKIAFNMFDADGNQMVDKREFMVLQEIFRKKNEKKGRKGDAEKSAQLSMQLYGYQVAPMNSVLKKDSHEFVARSYWDVLRRSASQVLFSDLAEDFTLERADESVTIDTTLLVHFFGKKGKAELTFDDFYRFMDNLQTEVLEIEFLTYSKGMTTISEEDFAKILLRFTNVENISAYLENVRQCIPDEKGITFDEFRSFFQFLNNLEDFAIAMQMYNFASRSIGQDEFARAVYVATGLKLTRHLVHTIFKIFDVDHDDQLSYKEFIGIMKDRLHRGARGYKAVARATSFRSCLKRELASSR, encoded by the exons atgGCCGCTTTCCGCAGAGTGGCAGCGCTGGCTGGGAAGGTAAACCTCTGGTCGGCGGCGAGAAACGAGCTCGTCGTTAGTCAGACCAGTGGAGGAAGGGCGCGGAGGTGTCTTGCAGTCGGGATGTGTCTCGCAACGGGAGGCGCCGTGGCACTTTACTTCTACAGCGACATGACGAGCggcagaggaaggaagaggatggagagacACAGCATCAACGATTTACTACCATCCATCCCCACCGTGGAAGCCAAGGAAAAG GCACGTCCGTTTGACTTTGAAGATGGAGACGTGTACATGTCGTCCCACGAGCATCGCTTCCGCATGTTCAGCTCTGTTGAGTATGAAGGCCAGCTGTACATGACTCCGCAGAACTTCATCGAGTCGGTCACCATGAGTGAACCAAGAA ACAAGAGGCCCTGGAGGTCCCTGACCAAACAG gaacTGGAGAAGATCCTGTCAGAAACTCCCCCAGTATGGAGAGGATCCTCGAAACTGTTCCGCAACCTGAGAGAAAGAG GCATCATCTCATACACAGAGTACCTGTTCCTGCTCTGCATCCTGACAA AGCCCCATGCTGGCTTTAAGATTGCTTTCAATATGTTTGATGCAGACGGCAACCAGATGGTGGACAAGAGGGAGTTCATGGTG CTTCAGGAGATCTTCCGCaagaaaaatgagaagaaagggaggaaaggTGATGCTGAAAAGTCAGCACAGTTG AGTATGCAGCTGTATGGATATCAGGTTGCACCAATGAACAGC GTGCTAAAAAAAGACAGTCACGAGTTTGTGGCGCGGAGTTACTGGGACGTTCTGAGGCGAAGTGCCAGTCAAGTCCTCTTTTCTGACCTGGCGGAG GATTTTACTCTTGAG CGAGCAGATGAGAGTGTTACGATCGACACCACCCTTCTGGTCCATTTCTTTGGGAAGAAAGGGAAGGCAGAGCTTACCTTTGATGACTTCTACAG GTTTATGGATAACCTGCAGACAGAAGTGTTGGAAATTGAGTTTTTGACCTACTCTAAAGGAATGACTACAATCAGTGAAGAAGACTTTGCCAAAATCCTGCTGCGCTTCACCAATGTGGAGAACATCAGCGCCTACCTGGAGAATGTCCGCCAGTGTATACCTGATGAGAAG ggAATCACCTTTGATGAGTTCAGATCCTTCTTCCAGTTTCTCAACAACCTTGAGGACTTTGCGATTGCCATGCAGATGTATAATTTTGCATCTCGCTCCATTGGACAAG ATGAATTTGCAAGAGCAGTGTATGTAGCCACTGGGCTGAAGCTGACACGTCACCTTGTACACACCATCTTCAAGATTTTTGATGTAGATCACGACGATCAGCTCTCCTACAAGGAGTTCATCGGCATCATGAAGGACCGGCTGCACAGGGGAGCCAGG GGCTATAAAGCTGTGGCGCGTGCCACCTCTTTTAGGTCCTGTCTGAAGAGGGAGCTGGCAAGCAG CAGGTGA
- the micu3a gene encoding calcium uptake protein 3, mitochondrial isoform X3, which translates to MAAFRRVAALAGKVNLWSAARNELVVSQTSGGRARRCLAVGMCLATGGAVALYFYSDMTSGRGRKRMERHSINDLLPSIPTVEAKEKARPFDFEDGDVYMSSHEHRFRMFSSVEYEGQLYMTPQNFIESVTMSEPRNKRPWRSLTKQELEKILSETPPVWRGSSKLFRNLRERGIISYTEYLFLLCILTKPHAGFKIAFNMFDADGNQMVDKREFMVLQEIFRKKNEKKGRKGDAEKSAQLVLKKDSHEFVARSYWDVLRRSASQVLFSDLAERADESVTIDTTLLVHFFGKKGKAELTFDDFYRFMDNLQTEVLEIEFLTYSKGMTTISEEDFAKILLRFTNVENISAYLENVRQCIPDEKGITFDEFRSFFQFLNNLEDFAIAMQMYNFASRSIGQDEFARAVYVATGLKLTRHLVHTIFKIFDVDHDDQLSYKEFIGIMKDRLHRGARGYKAVARATSFRSCLKRELASR; encoded by the exons atgGCCGCTTTCCGCAGAGTGGCAGCGCTGGCTGGGAAGGTAAACCTCTGGTCGGCGGCGAGAAACGAGCTCGTCGTTAGTCAGACCAGTGGAGGAAGGGCGCGGAGGTGTCTTGCAGTCGGGATGTGTCTCGCAACGGGAGGCGCCGTGGCACTTTACTTCTACAGCGACATGACGAGCggcagaggaaggaagaggatggagagacACAGCATCAACGATTTACTACCATCCATCCCCACCGTGGAAGCCAAGGAAAAG GCACGTCCGTTTGACTTTGAAGATGGAGACGTGTACATGTCGTCCCACGAGCATCGCTTCCGCATGTTCAGCTCTGTTGAGTATGAAGGCCAGCTGTACATGACTCCGCAGAACTTCATCGAGTCGGTCACCATGAGTGAACCAAGAA ACAAGAGGCCCTGGAGGTCCCTGACCAAACAG gaacTGGAGAAGATCCTGTCAGAAACTCCCCCAGTATGGAGAGGATCCTCGAAACTGTTCCGCAACCTGAGAGAAAGAG GCATCATCTCATACACAGAGTACCTGTTCCTGCTCTGCATCCTGACAA AGCCCCATGCTGGCTTTAAGATTGCTTTCAATATGTTTGATGCAGACGGCAACCAGATGGTGGACAAGAGGGAGTTCATGGTG CTTCAGGAGATCTTCCGCaagaaaaatgagaagaaagggaggaaaggTGATGCTGAAAAGTCAGCACAGTTG GTGCTAAAAAAAGACAGTCACGAGTTTGTGGCGCGGAGTTACTGGGACGTTCTGAGGCGAAGTGCCAGTCAAGTCCTCTTTTCTGACCTGGCGGAG CGAGCAGATGAGAGTGTTACGATCGACACCACCCTTCTGGTCCATTTCTTTGGGAAGAAAGGGAAGGCAGAGCTTACCTTTGATGACTTCTACAG GTTTATGGATAACCTGCAGACAGAAGTGTTGGAAATTGAGTTTTTGACCTACTCTAAAGGAATGACTACAATCAGTGAAGAAGACTTTGCCAAAATCCTGCTGCGCTTCACCAATGTGGAGAACATCAGCGCCTACCTGGAGAATGTCCGCCAGTGTATACCTGATGAGAAG ggAATCACCTTTGATGAGTTCAGATCCTTCTTCCAGTTTCTCAACAACCTTGAGGACTTTGCGATTGCCATGCAGATGTATAATTTTGCATCTCGCTCCATTGGACAAG ATGAATTTGCAAGAGCAGTGTATGTAGCCACTGGGCTGAAGCTGACACGTCACCTTGTACACACCATCTTCAAGATTTTTGATGTAGATCACGACGATCAGCTCTCCTACAAGGAGTTCATCGGCATCATGAAGGACCGGCTGCACAGGGGAGCCAGG GGCTATAAAGCTGTGGCGCGTGCCACCTCTTTTAGGTCCTGTCTGAAGAGGGAGCTGGCAAGCAGATAA
- the micu3a gene encoding calcium uptake protein 3, mitochondrial isoform X5, producing MAAFRRVAALAGKVNLWSAARNELVVSQTSGGRARRCLAVGMCLATGGAVALYFYSDMTSGRGRKRMERHSINDLLPSIPTVEAKEKARPFDFEDGDVYMSSHEHRFRMFSSVEYEGQLYMTPQNFIESVTMSEPRNKRPWRSLTKQELEKILSETPPVWRGSSKLFRNLRERGIISYTEYLFLLCILTKPHAGFKIAFNMFDADGNQMVDKREFMVLQEIFRKKNEKKGRKGDAEKSAQLRADESVTIDTTLLVHFFGKKGKAELTFDDFYRFMDNLQTEVLEIEFLTYSKGMTTISEEDFAKILLRFTNVENISAYLENVRQCIPDEKGITFDEFRSFFQFLNNLEDFAIAMQMYNFASRSIGQDEFARAVYVATGLKLTRHLVHTIFKIFDVDHDDQLSYKEFIGIMKDRLHRGARGYKAVARATSFRSCLKRELASR from the exons atgGCCGCTTTCCGCAGAGTGGCAGCGCTGGCTGGGAAGGTAAACCTCTGGTCGGCGGCGAGAAACGAGCTCGTCGTTAGTCAGACCAGTGGAGGAAGGGCGCGGAGGTGTCTTGCAGTCGGGATGTGTCTCGCAACGGGAGGCGCCGTGGCACTTTACTTCTACAGCGACATGACGAGCggcagaggaaggaagaggatggagagacACAGCATCAACGATTTACTACCATCCATCCCCACCGTGGAAGCCAAGGAAAAG GCACGTCCGTTTGACTTTGAAGATGGAGACGTGTACATGTCGTCCCACGAGCATCGCTTCCGCATGTTCAGCTCTGTTGAGTATGAAGGCCAGCTGTACATGACTCCGCAGAACTTCATCGAGTCGGTCACCATGAGTGAACCAAGAA ACAAGAGGCCCTGGAGGTCCCTGACCAAACAG gaacTGGAGAAGATCCTGTCAGAAACTCCCCCAGTATGGAGAGGATCCTCGAAACTGTTCCGCAACCTGAGAGAAAGAG GCATCATCTCATACACAGAGTACCTGTTCCTGCTCTGCATCCTGACAA AGCCCCATGCTGGCTTTAAGATTGCTTTCAATATGTTTGATGCAGACGGCAACCAGATGGTGGACAAGAGGGAGTTCATGGTG CTTCAGGAGATCTTCCGCaagaaaaatgagaagaaagggaggaaaggTGATGCTGAAAAGTCAGCACAGTTG CGAGCAGATGAGAGTGTTACGATCGACACCACCCTTCTGGTCCATTTCTTTGGGAAGAAAGGGAAGGCAGAGCTTACCTTTGATGACTTCTACAG GTTTATGGATAACCTGCAGACAGAAGTGTTGGAAATTGAGTTTTTGACCTACTCTAAAGGAATGACTACAATCAGTGAAGAAGACTTTGCCAAAATCCTGCTGCGCTTCACCAATGTGGAGAACATCAGCGCCTACCTGGAGAATGTCCGCCAGTGTATACCTGATGAGAAG ggAATCACCTTTGATGAGTTCAGATCCTTCTTCCAGTTTCTCAACAACCTTGAGGACTTTGCGATTGCCATGCAGATGTATAATTTTGCATCTCGCTCCATTGGACAAG ATGAATTTGCAAGAGCAGTGTATGTAGCCACTGGGCTGAAGCTGACACGTCACCTTGTACACACCATCTTCAAGATTTTTGATGTAGATCACGACGATCAGCTCTCCTACAAGGAGTTCATCGGCATCATGAAGGACCGGCTGCACAGGGGAGCCAGG GGCTATAAAGCTGTGGCGCGTGCCACCTCTTTTAGGTCCTGTCTGAAGAGGGAGCTGGCAAGCAGATAA
- the micu3a gene encoding calcium uptake protein 3, mitochondrial isoform X4, whose protein sequence is MAAFRRVAALAGKVNLWSAARNELVVSQTSGGRARRCLAVGMCLATGGAVALYFYSDMTSGRGRKRMERHSINDLLPSIPTVEAKEKARPFDFEDGDVYMSSHEHRFRMFSSVEYEGQLYMTPQNFIESVTMSEPRNKRPWRSLTKQELEKILSETPPVWRGSSKLFRNLRERGIISYTEYLFLLCILTKPHAGFKIAFNMFDADGNQMVDKREFMVLQEIFRKKNEKKGRKGDAEKSAQLSMQLYGYQVAPMNSRADESVTIDTTLLVHFFGKKGKAELTFDDFYRFMDNLQTEVLEIEFLTYSKGMTTISEEDFAKILLRFTNVENISAYLENVRQCIPDEKGITFDEFRSFFQFLNNLEDFAIAMQMYNFASRSIGQDEFARAVYVATGLKLTRHLVHTIFKIFDVDHDDQLSYKEFIGIMKDRLHRGARGYKAVARATSFRSCLKRELASR, encoded by the exons atgGCCGCTTTCCGCAGAGTGGCAGCGCTGGCTGGGAAGGTAAACCTCTGGTCGGCGGCGAGAAACGAGCTCGTCGTTAGTCAGACCAGTGGAGGAAGGGCGCGGAGGTGTCTTGCAGTCGGGATGTGTCTCGCAACGGGAGGCGCCGTGGCACTTTACTTCTACAGCGACATGACGAGCggcagaggaaggaagaggatggagagacACAGCATCAACGATTTACTACCATCCATCCCCACCGTGGAAGCCAAGGAAAAG GCACGTCCGTTTGACTTTGAAGATGGAGACGTGTACATGTCGTCCCACGAGCATCGCTTCCGCATGTTCAGCTCTGTTGAGTATGAAGGCCAGCTGTACATGACTCCGCAGAACTTCATCGAGTCGGTCACCATGAGTGAACCAAGAA ACAAGAGGCCCTGGAGGTCCCTGACCAAACAG gaacTGGAGAAGATCCTGTCAGAAACTCCCCCAGTATGGAGAGGATCCTCGAAACTGTTCCGCAACCTGAGAGAAAGAG GCATCATCTCATACACAGAGTACCTGTTCCTGCTCTGCATCCTGACAA AGCCCCATGCTGGCTTTAAGATTGCTTTCAATATGTTTGATGCAGACGGCAACCAGATGGTGGACAAGAGGGAGTTCATGGTG CTTCAGGAGATCTTCCGCaagaaaaatgagaagaaagggaggaaaggTGATGCTGAAAAGTCAGCACAGTTG AGTATGCAGCTGTATGGATATCAGGTTGCACCAATGAACAGC CGAGCAGATGAGAGTGTTACGATCGACACCACCCTTCTGGTCCATTTCTTTGGGAAGAAAGGGAAGGCAGAGCTTACCTTTGATGACTTCTACAG GTTTATGGATAACCTGCAGACAGAAGTGTTGGAAATTGAGTTTTTGACCTACTCTAAAGGAATGACTACAATCAGTGAAGAAGACTTTGCCAAAATCCTGCTGCGCTTCACCAATGTGGAGAACATCAGCGCCTACCTGGAGAATGTCCGCCAGTGTATACCTGATGAGAAG ggAATCACCTTTGATGAGTTCAGATCCTTCTTCCAGTTTCTCAACAACCTTGAGGACTTTGCGATTGCCATGCAGATGTATAATTTTGCATCTCGCTCCATTGGACAAG ATGAATTTGCAAGAGCAGTGTATGTAGCCACTGGGCTGAAGCTGACACGTCACCTTGTACACACCATCTTCAAGATTTTTGATGTAGATCACGACGATCAGCTCTCCTACAAGGAGTTCATCGGCATCATGAAGGACCGGCTGCACAGGGGAGCCAGG GGCTATAAAGCTGTGGCGCGTGCCACCTCTTTTAGGTCCTGTCTGAAGAGGGAGCTGGCAAGCAGATAA